Proteins encoded in a region of the Diospyros lotus cultivar Yz01 chromosome 9, ASM1463336v1, whole genome shotgun sequence genome:
- the LOC127809593 gene encoding putative methylesterase 11, chloroplastic isoform X2 has translation MGLCLSRKAVKKKPTKRISSQSAVTPGGGGGGVGSSSRWTRVRSAKKEESVIHEQALAAAILFQQHQHLTGGALPFDRSASLRYPAPSSNKQPPLPRSSSSRARSLTDPLLPAHQLVNQDVRLDDLETNHFVLVHGGGFGAWCWYKTIALLERAGFKVTAIDLMGSGIHSFDTNGITSLSQYVKPLTDFLGKLAEGEKVILVGHDFGGTCISYAMELFPCRVSKAIYIAATMLTTDQSTLDMFSQEPASNDLMQQAQKFLYANGNTNPPTAIDLDKSLLRDLLFHRSPAKDVALASVSMRPIPFAPVLEKLSLSDKNHGSVRRFYIETLEDNAIPITVQERMVNKRPPERVFCLKGADHSPFFSKPQALHKLLVEISKIPPP, from the exons ATGGGCTTATGCCTGTCTCGGAAGGCGGTGAAGAAGAAGCCGACGAAGCGGATATCGAGCCAGTCGGCGGTTACCcctggcggcggcggcggcggtgtTGGTTCGAGCAGTCGATGGACTCGAGTTCGGTCGGCGAAGAAGGAGGAATCAGTGATTCACGAGCAAGCTCTCGCGGCCGCGATTCTGTTCCAGCAGCACCAGCACCTCACCGGCGGGGCGCTGCCGTTTGATCGATCGGCTTCGCTGCGGTATCCGGCGCCAAGCTCCAATAAGCAGCCGCCGTTGCCTCGGAGTTCGAGCTCTAGGGCGCGCTCCCTCACCGATCCTCTGCTTCCGGCTCACCAGCTTGTTAATCAG GATGTAAGGCTTGATGATCTCGAGACCAACCATTTTGTCCTTGTACATGGAGGTGGTTTTGGTGCCTGGTGTTGGTACAAAACTATAGCTCTTCTAGAAAGAGCTGGATTCAAAGTTACTGCCATAGATTTGATGGGTTCTGGAATTCATTCATTTGATACGAACGGCATTACAAGTCTTTCTCAATATGTGAAACCACTTACTGATTTTCTTGGAAAACTTGCTGAAGGGGAAAAG gTGATCCTGGTAGGACATGATTTTGGTGGCACATGTATATCTTATGCAATGGAGCTGTTTCCTTGTAGAGTCTCCAAAGCCATTTATATTGCTGCCACAATGTTGACTACTGACCAAAGTACCCTTGATATGTTCTCCCAAGAG CCAGCTTCAAATGATCTGATGCAACAAGCTCAGAAGTTTCTGTATGCAAATGGGAACACTAACCCCCCAACTGCAATTGATCTTGACAAGTCACTATTAAGGGATTTGTTATTCCACCGAAGTCCAGCCAAG GATGTTGCACTAGCATCTGTTTCGATGAGGCCAATCCCTTTCGCCCCAGTTCTGGAGAAACTCTCTCTTTCTGACAAGAACCATGGCTCAGTTAGGCGGTTCTACATAGAAACTCTAGAAGACAATGCCATTCCTATCACAGTACAGGAAAGAATGGTAAACAAAAGACCTCCTGAACGCGTGTTTTGCCTTAAAGGTGCTGACCACTCCCCCTTTTTCTCAAAGCCTCAAGCCCTGCACAAGCTTTTGGTAGAGATCTCGAAGATTCCACCACCTTAA
- the LOC127809518 gene encoding uncharacterized protein LOC127809518 has protein sequence MEEKNEKFGHGAQQAVQRSSVYDQKAIKVTSADSNSNREHTSFNLDLDATRHVSVVVLNKEDNILKVLHPSPGRMNTHRERKLLVLDVNGLLADIVCPPPKDCKADTNILRRAIFRRPFCSDFLKFCFERFSVGIWSSRSRKIIDRIVDYLLGDMKYKLVFCWDLSHCTRTGFKTLENKHKELVFKELRKIWEGNDTDLLWEKGHYNESNTLLLDDSPYKALLNPRNTAIFPYSYNFKDGSDNSLGPEGDIRLYLEGLATVEDVKKYVEEHPFGQRAIDEASSSWDYYHRVILSCSLVPSRI, from the exons ATGGAAGAGAAGAATGAGAAATTTGGTCATGGGGCTCAGCAAGCAGTTCAAAGGTCTTCTGTGTATGATCAAAAGGCCATCAAAGTAACTTCAGCGGATAGCAACAGCAACAGGGAACACACTTCCtttaatttggatttggatGCCACCAGACATGTCTCTGTTGTTGTTCTTAACAAAGAGGATAACATACTGAAAGTTTTGCATCCTTCACCGGGAAGAATGAACACTCATAGAGAGAGAAAACTGCTTGTCCTTGATGTTAATGGGTTACTTGCAGATATAGTTTGTCCCCCGCCAAAGGATTGTAAAGCAGACACAAACATCTTAAGACGAGCAA TTTTCAGGAGACCATTCTGTAGTGATTTTCTGAAGTTCTGCTTTGAGAGATTCAGTGTAGGCATTTGGTCTTCAAGATCTAG gaAAATTATTGATAGAATAGTTGATTATTTGTTGGGAGATATGAAGTACAAGCTGGTATTTTGTTGG GATCTATCTCACTGCACTAGGACAGGGTTCAAAACTCTTGAAAACAAGCACAAGGAATTGGTCTTTAAGGAGCTGAGGAAAATATGGGAAGGAAATGATACTGATCTTCTGTGGGAGAAGGGACATTATAATGAATCAAACACTTTATTGTTGGATGATTCTCCATACAAGGCCTTGCTGAATCCC AGGAACACTGCAATCTTCCCTTATTCATACAACTTCAAGGATGGGAGTGACAATTCCTTAG GTCCTGAGGGTGACATTCGTCTTTATCTAGAAGGCTTAGCAACAGTTGAAGATGTAAAGAAATATGTGGAGGAACATCCGTTTGGTCAGAGGGCCATTGATGAAGCAAGCTCATCTTGGGACTACTACCATAGGGTTATCTTGAGTTGCTCCCTTGTACCTTCCAGGATATAG
- the LOC127809593 gene encoding putative methylesterase 11, chloroplastic isoform X1 yields MGLCLSRKAVKKKPTKRISSQSAVTPGGGGGGVGSSSRWTRVRSAKKEESVIHEQALAAAILFQQHQHLTGGALPFDRSASLRYPAPSSNKQPPLPRSSSSRARSLTDPLLPAHQLVNQDVRLDDLETNHFVLVHGGGFGAWCWYKTIALLERAGFKVTAIDLMGSGIHSFDTNGITSLSQYVKPLTDFLGKLAEGEKVILVGHDFGGTCISYAMELFPCRVSKAIYIAATMLTTDQSTLDMFSQEFTKLQPASNDLMQQAQKFLYANGNTNPPTAIDLDKSLLRDLLFHRSPAKDVALASVSMRPIPFAPVLEKLSLSDKNHGSVRRFYIETLEDNAIPITVQERMVNKRPPERVFCLKGADHSPFFSKPQALHKLLVEISKIPPP; encoded by the exons ATGGGCTTATGCCTGTCTCGGAAGGCGGTGAAGAAGAAGCCGACGAAGCGGATATCGAGCCAGTCGGCGGTTACCcctggcggcggcggcggcggtgtTGGTTCGAGCAGTCGATGGACTCGAGTTCGGTCGGCGAAGAAGGAGGAATCAGTGATTCACGAGCAAGCTCTCGCGGCCGCGATTCTGTTCCAGCAGCACCAGCACCTCACCGGCGGGGCGCTGCCGTTTGATCGATCGGCTTCGCTGCGGTATCCGGCGCCAAGCTCCAATAAGCAGCCGCCGTTGCCTCGGAGTTCGAGCTCTAGGGCGCGCTCCCTCACCGATCCTCTGCTTCCGGCTCACCAGCTTGTTAATCAG GATGTAAGGCTTGATGATCTCGAGACCAACCATTTTGTCCTTGTACATGGAGGTGGTTTTGGTGCCTGGTGTTGGTACAAAACTATAGCTCTTCTAGAAAGAGCTGGATTCAAAGTTACTGCCATAGATTTGATGGGTTCTGGAATTCATTCATTTGATACGAACGGCATTACAAGTCTTTCTCAATATGTGAAACCACTTACTGATTTTCTTGGAAAACTTGCTGAAGGGGAAAAG gTGATCCTGGTAGGACATGATTTTGGTGGCACATGTATATCTTATGCAATGGAGCTGTTTCCTTGTAGAGTCTCCAAAGCCATTTATATTGCTGCCACAATGTTGACTACTGACCAAAGTACCCTTGATATGTTCTCCCAAGAG TTTACAAAATTGCAGCCAGCTTCAAATGATCTGATGCAACAAGCTCAGAAGTTTCTGTATGCAAATGGGAACACTAACCCCCCAACTGCAATTGATCTTGACAAGTCACTATTAAGGGATTTGTTATTCCACCGAAGTCCAGCCAAG GATGTTGCACTAGCATCTGTTTCGATGAGGCCAATCCCTTTCGCCCCAGTTCTGGAGAAACTCTCTCTTTCTGACAAGAACCATGGCTCAGTTAGGCGGTTCTACATAGAAACTCTAGAAGACAATGCCATTCCTATCACAGTACAGGAAAGAATGGTAAACAAAAGACCTCCTGAACGCGTGTTTTGCCTTAAAGGTGCTGACCACTCCCCCTTTTTCTCAAAGCCTCAAGCCCTGCACAAGCTTTTGGTAGAGATCTCGAAGATTCCACCACCTTAA
- the LOC127809595 gene encoding protein SPIRAL1-like 2 isoform X1, whose amino-acid sequence MGRGVSAGGGHSSLGYLFGDGETNTKNPQAAQKVGQGSNNNATNTKNPQAAQKVGQGSNNNAPPQKSAASLQPVDNSKQIPAGINRTSCNNYQRADGQNCGNFITDRPSTKVHAAPGGGSSLGYLFGGGGAAGN is encoded by the exons ATGGGTCGCGGGGTGAGCGCTGGTGGAGGGCATAGCTCCTTGGGCTACTTGTTCGGAGATGGAGAGACTAATACCAAGAATCCTCAAGCTGCACAGAAGGTGGGGCAGGGATCAAATAATAATGCGACTAATACCAAGAATCCTCAAGCTGCACAGAAGGTGGGGCAGGGATCAAATAATAATGCGCCTCCCCAGAAATCTGCTGCTTCTCTGCAGCCAGTAGATAACAGTAAGCAGATTCCAGCCGGCATTAATAGAACTAGTTGCAATAATTATCAGCGAGCAGATGGCCAAAACTGCGGCAATTTCATCACG GATCGGCCTTCGACCAAAGTGCATGCAGCCCCTGGCGGGGGTTCTTCCCTGGGTTACCTCTTTGGCGGCGGTGGTGCTGCTGGGAACTGA
- the LOC127809517 gene encoding uncharacterized protein LOC127809517, with protein sequence MESENGKDSEMQTAAAAGTSRDNSYPVIRVGASHSSSSSASDKDGAISDDSLSKIGLMSPEEAAAAAGQTPQWSMVSMSPRSGPGPMSSAEYSPHYDWGKLCPSPRQSPPPMQTMGRTSEEGGGYDPNRIPSAVFSGKPATPMEWSVASNESLFSIHMGNNSFSRDNAILKSGELTKSGELMINFNKSGRLPASESNSDELKKSPSSLPTVIKAPDDKTGLPPPATPVKGTAELDHNNSSSKNPAVQHSLSKASDGTCTSANTPRLSDDSGNSCHSFAFPILMGEEGRNVSVKVPPTNDLQANASHKKAAAVAEEQQPPAGEAGQTAAAAGTPKAPNETKWFSCFSCRFPCF encoded by the exons ATGGAATCAGAAAACGGTAAGGATTCGGAGATGCAAACGGCGGCGGCGGCCGGGACATCTCGAGACAATAGTTATCCGGTTATTAGAGTAGGAGCGTCTCACTCATCGTCTTCCTCTGCCTCCGACAAGGATGGTGCTATCTCAGATGACTCGCTCTCCAAAATCGGATTGATGTCGCCTGAAGAAGCTGCGGCTGCGGCGGGTCAGACCCCACAATGGAGCATGGTAAGCATGTCGCCGAGGTCGGGGCCGGGGCCCATGTCGTCGGCGGAATATAGCCCTCATTATGACTGGGGCAAGCTTTGTCCATCTCCCAGGCAATCCCCACCTCCCATGCAGACAATGGGGCGGACTAGTGAAGAAGGCGGCGGCTATGACCCAAATAGGATTCCATCTGCTGTTTTCAGTGGCAAACCCGCCACGCCTATGGAATGGAGCGTTGCTTCGAACGAGTCTTTGTTTAGTATCCACATGGGGAACAACAGTTTCTCCAGGGATAATGCCATTCTCAAGTCTGGGGAACTCACCAAGTCCGGCGAGTTGATGATCAACTTCAACAAATCCGGCCGGCTACCCGCCTCCGAATCAAACTCCGACGAGTTGAAGAAATCTCCGTCTAGCCTCCCCACTGTAATCAAAGCGCCGGATGACAAGACTGGTTTGCCGCCGCCGGCGACACCAGTCAAGGGAACGGCAGAATTAGATCATAACAATAGCAGCAGCAAGAATCCTGCAGTTCAGCATTCTCTATCCAAAGCTTCCGACGGCACTTGTACTTCTGCAAATACCCCTCGCCTTTCTGACGACAGCGGTAACAGCTGCCATTCTTTCGCATTCCCAAT ATTGATGGGTGAAGAAGGAAGGAATGTGTCGGTGAAGGTGCCTCCCACAAACGATTTGCAGGCGAATGCCTCACACAAGAAGGCGGCGGCGGTGGCCGAGGAGCAGCAGCCACCGGCTGGAGAAGCAGGCCAAACTGCGGCGGCGGCGGGGACCCCCAAAGCACCAAATGAAACAAAATGGTTCTCTTGCTTTTCTTGTCGCTTTCCTTGCTTTTGA
- the LOC127809595 gene encoding protein SPIRAL1-like 2 isoform X2: MGRGVSAGGGHSSLGYLFGDGETNTKNPQAAQKVGQGSNNNAPPQKSAASLQPVDNSKQIPAGINRTSCNNYQRADGQNCGNFITDRPSTKVHAAPGGGSSLGYLFGGGGAAGN; the protein is encoded by the exons ATGGGTCGCGGGGTGAGCGCTGGTGGAGGGCATAGCTCCTTGGGCTACTTGTTCGGAGATGGAGAGACTAATACCAAGAATCCTCAAGCTGCACAGAAG GTGGGGCAGGGATCAAATAATAATGCGCCTCCCCAGAAATCTGCTGCTTCTCTGCAGCCAGTAGATAACAGTAAGCAGATTCCAGCCGGCATTAATAGAACTAGTTGCAATAATTATCAGCGAGCAGATGGCCAAAACTGCGGCAATTTCATCACG GATCGGCCTTCGACCAAAGTGCATGCAGCCCCTGGCGGGGGTTCTTCCCTGGGTTACCTCTTTGGCGGCGGTGGTGCTGCTGGGAACTGA